AAGCACTGCTGACTTAAGGTCCTTGGAAACGTTAGCTACGTTTTGATCGGCGTTGATGATCGCCGTGGTGGGACTCGCATTTGGAAGTTGGTCTAGGAACGATTGCCGGACTCGTTCCATGTAGGCTTCACCTCGCGATTCCATGCGATCACGTGGGCCATCGATACGCCGCATCGCAGCGGCTGCAGGCATGTCCAACAAGATTGTCAGATCCGGTTTCAGTCCCCCGTTGGCCAAGTCGCCCATTTGCCATAGCAGTTCTGGTGTGACATCGCAGGTGCTGTCGCTGTCGCCGACACTCTGATAAACAACGTTGGCGAGCAAGAAGCGATCCGAGATCACGCTGATCCCATTTTGCAGTGATGGCAAAATCGTCGATTCGATCATTTCACAGCGGCTTGCCATGAAAAGCATCGCTTCGGTTCGACGATGCATCGTCAGTTCGCTTTCGAGCAAAAGGGC
This genomic interval from Stieleria sp. JC731 contains the following:
- the tmk gene encoding dTMP kinase, whose translation is MTNPKPIFVSIDGIDGVGKSTQIAYLDKLLTELGYRCLLTRDPGTSEIGQRLRALLLESELTMHRRTEAMLFMASRCEMIESTILPSLQNGISVISDRFLLANVVYQSVGDSDSTCDVTPELLWQMGDLANGGLKPDLTILLDMPAAAAMRRIDGPRDRMESRGEAYMERVRQSFLDQLPNASPTTAIINADQNVANVSKDLKSAVLSAINRES